A DNA window from Phycisphaerales bacterium contains the following coding sequences:
- a CDS encoding ABC transporter ATP-binding protein, producing MDGHVLALGIRDLKFRYAASGPWIIDVPALDLERGEQMLLTGGSGRGKSTLLNLIAGLMDPLEGRIFVGGADVHSIHGAARDLHRGRHIGVIFQTFNLLHGFSAVENVMTAMMFSTIPPREHRPRAEQLLEHLGIDRPSADPDRMSLGQQQRVAVARAVACDPVLVLADEPTASLDPENAVVAMDLIQAICAEKNAALLCVSHDPTMKDRFERQASLGELAAEPAAAEGGC from the coding sequence GTGGACGGCCACGTTCTCGCACTGGGCATTCGCGATCTCAAGTTCCGCTACGCCGCCTCCGGCCCGTGGATTATCGATGTCCCCGCTCTCGATCTCGAGCGCGGCGAACAGATGCTCCTCACCGGCGGATCGGGGCGCGGCAAGAGTACGCTGCTCAATCTCATCGCCGGCCTCATGGACCCTCTCGAAGGCCGCATCTTCGTCGGCGGCGCCGACGTGCACTCGATACATGGCGCCGCCCGCGACCTGCATCGCGGCCGCCACATCGGCGTGATCTTCCAGACCTTCAATCTCCTGCACGGGTTCAGCGCCGTCGAAAACGTCATGACCGCCATGATGTTCTCCACCATTCCCCCGCGCGAGCATCGACCCCGCGCCGAGCAACTGCTCGAACACCTCGGCATCGACCGGCCCAGCGCCGACCCCGACCGCATGAGCCTGGGCCAGCAGCAGCGCGTCGCCGTCGCCCGGGCCGTGGCGTGCGATCCCGTGCTGGTCCTGGCCGATGAACCGACCGCCAGCCTCGATCCGGAAAACGCCGTGGTGGCGATGGACCTCATCCAGGCCATCTGCGCCGAGAAGAACGCCGCGCTGCTGTGCGTCAGTCACGACCCCACGATGAAAGATCGCTTCGAGCGCCAGGCGTCGCTGGGCGAACTGGCCGCAGAGCCCGCCGCGGCGGAAGGCGGGTGCTGA
- the atpE gene encoding ATP synthase F0 subunit C has translation MTVFPDAGLRFVGLGLGLGLVIMGGGKGIGNIGSSAVESMARQPEAAKDINGAMVLSAAFVEGATLFGVVVLLLGVFLLKP, from the coding sequence ATGACGGTGTTTCCCGACGCGGGCCTGCGATTCGTGGGTCTGGGCCTGGGACTGGGACTGGTAATCATGGGCGGCGGCAAGGGCATCGGCAACATCGGCTCTTCCGCGGTCGAGTCCATGGCCCGGCAGCCCGAGGCAGCCAAAGACATCAACGGAGCGATGGTGCTCTCCGCGGCCTTCGTCGAAGGCGCCACGCTGTTCGGCGTGGTCGTGCTTCTGCTGGGCGTGTTCCTCCTCAAGCCGTAA
- the atpF gene encoding F0F1 ATP synthase subunit B: protein MKKLTYIVVSATPLLQATIALAEPAQGETGAHAELLAKPETAVPAMVAAIIMFAALFFVLRKLAWGPILKGLNDRETKIRTEIESAENARAQATKALDDYQKELAKARGEASAMIQQARADAQRVADELRSKNEAELSTMKNKAKEEIEAAKRAALNELYAETALLSTQIAGRILHREIKPSDHARLVEESLAQIGSLGSKNGG from the coding sequence ATGAAGAAACTGACCTACATCGTTGTGAGCGCGACTCCGCTTCTCCAGGCAACCATCGCGCTGGCTGAACCGGCCCAAGGCGAGACGGGCGCTCACGCCGAACTTCTGGCCAAACCCGAGACGGCCGTGCCGGCGATGGTCGCGGCGATCATCATGTTCGCCGCGCTCTTCTTCGTGCTGCGCAAGTTGGCCTGGGGGCCGATCCTCAAGGGGCTCAACGACCGCGAGACGAAGATCCGCACCGAGATCGAGTCGGCCGAGAACGCCAGAGCCCAGGCGACCAAAGCCCTCGATGACTACCAGAAGGAACTGGCCAAAGCGCGCGGCGAAGCGAGCGCGATGATCCAGCAGGCGCGGGCCGACGCCCAGCGCGTCGCCGATGAACTCCGCTCAAAGAACGAAGCGGAACTGTCAACCATGAAGAACAAGGCCAAGGAAGAAATCGAAGCGGCCAAGCGGGCGGCGCTCAACGAGTTGTACGCTGAGACGGCCCTGCTCTCGACGCAGATCGCCGGGCGCATCCTGCATCGCGAAATCAAGCCCTCCGACCACGCGCGGCTCGTCGAAGAGTCGCTGGCGCAGATCGGCTCGCTGGGCTCAAAGAACGGCGGGTAA
- a CDS encoding NAD(P)H-dependent oxidoreductase, which yields MKLAVVSCSLDPDSRSRILASRAHELLKASGADVDWIDLADIPLPLCDGGACYGNQNARAVKERLREARGILMGVPIYNFDVSSAAKNLIELTGRDVWTGKVAGFLCAAGGRGSYMSIMQIAGSLMLDFRTVIIPRFVYATGSDFAGDQIIGEDVLKRIDSLTADLVRFTDALCT from the coding sequence GTGAAACTCGCCGTCGTCAGTTGCAGTCTCGATCCCGACAGCCGCAGCCGCATCCTCGCGAGCCGCGCCCACGAACTGCTCAAGGCGAGTGGCGCCGACGTGGACTGGATCGACCTCGCCGACATCCCCCTGCCGCTGTGCGACGGCGGCGCGTGCTATGGCAACCAGAATGCGCGGGCCGTCAAGGAGCGCCTCCGCGAAGCGCGGGGCATTCTCATGGGCGTGCCCATCTACAACTTTGACGTCAGCAGCGCGGCCAAGAACCTCATCGAGCTAACGGGCCGCGACGTGTGGACGGGCAAGGTCGCCGGGTTCCTCTGCGCCGCCGGCGGGCGCGGCAGTTACATGTCGATCATGCAGATCGCCGGCAGCCTGATGCTCGACTTCCGCACCGTCATCATCCCGCGCTTCGTCTACGCCACGGGCAGCGATTTCGCCGGCGATCAGATCATCGGCGAAGACGTGCTCAAGCGCATCGACAGTTTGACCGCCGATCTCGTCCGGTTTACCGATGCGTTGTGCACGTAG
- a CDS encoding ABC transporter permease, translating into MAMTDFTIITRSMTARLFSTITTIITVSVAVGLMLLLLSLRSAGEEAFSRGAGNMHLLISRDSSPLVSVLNGIFYAKAPPRWIEWSKYEQIVQTYPFDWAVPTQMGDSYRGHPVLATTPEFFTKFQPDPDAPWELREGRYFAEPLEVVAGAAAARATGLRLGDHVELKHDATNEEHAHFEYVVVGILEPTGTSHDRALFTSLDGAWIIHAHERRENEDHEVEHTGGDDLLPADRKITGIYVGLPTREGSKVSAALQQVFSMLRADPSITVAQPGDETKKLFEIIGNMNLLFVGMAGVVMVSSGISIMLALYNSMEQRRRQIAVLRVLGCSRGRICSLVLTESAMIGLLGAAAGIAVWLIGSQVAASILKDVLGLVVHPRLDAATTLIIVMATVALAALAGVVPSIMAYRTPVARHLKPLG; encoded by the coding sequence GTGGCTATGACTGACTTCACCATCATCACGCGGAGCATGACGGCCCGGCTGTTTTCCACCATTACGACGATCATCACCGTCTCCGTCGCGGTCGGGCTGATGCTCCTGCTGCTGAGCCTGCGCAGCGCGGGAGAAGAGGCGTTCAGCCGCGGCGCGGGCAACATGCACCTGCTCATCAGCCGCGACAGCAGTCCGCTGGTCTCGGTGCTCAACGGCATCTTCTACGCCAAAGCCCCTCCGCGCTGGATTGAGTGGAGCAAGTACGAGCAGATCGTCCAGACCTACCCCTTCGACTGGGCGGTGCCCACGCAGATGGGCGACAGTTACCGCGGCCACCCGGTGCTGGCCACAACGCCGGAGTTCTTCACGAAGTTCCAGCCCGACCCGGATGCGCCGTGGGAACTGCGGGAAGGGCGCTACTTCGCCGAGCCTCTCGAGGTCGTCGCCGGCGCCGCCGCGGCCAGGGCGACCGGCCTGCGCCTGGGCGATCACGTCGAACTCAAGCACGATGCGACAAACGAAGAGCATGCTCACTTCGAATACGTCGTGGTCGGCATCCTCGAACCGACCGGCACGAGCCACGACCGAGCCCTCTTCACCAGCCTGGATGGCGCCTGGATCATCCACGCGCACGAGCGCCGCGAGAATGAGGATCACGAGGTGGAGCACACCGGCGGCGACGACCTGCTGCCTGCGGATCGGAAGATCACGGGCATCTACGTCGGCCTGCCCACGCGCGAAGGCTCCAAGGTATCTGCCGCACTGCAACAGGTCTTCAGCATGCTTCGCGCCGATCCGTCCATCACCGTGGCCCAGCCGGGTGACGAGACAAAAAAACTCTTCGAGATCATCGGCAACATGAATCTCCTGTTCGTCGGCATGGCCGGCGTGGTCATGGTCTCCAGCGGCATCTCCATCATGCTCGCGCTCTACAACTCGATGGAGCAGCGCCGCCGCCAGATCGCCGTCCTCCGCGTGCTCGGCTGCAGCCGCGGCCGCATCTGCTCTCTTGTGCTCACCGAGTCGGCGATGATCGGCCTGCTCGGCGCCGCGGCAGGGATCGCCGTCTGGCTCATCGGTTCGCAGGTCGCCGCGAGCATCCTCAAGGACGTGCTGGGGCTGGTCGTGCATCCCCGGCTCGACGCCGCGACCACGCTGATCATCGTCATGGCCACCGTTGCCCTGGCCGCTCTTGCCGGCGTCGTGCCCTCGATCATGGCCTACCGCACCCCCGTGGCCCGCCACCTCAAACCCTTGGGGTAG
- the atpH gene encoding ATP synthase F1 subunit delta: MSSTGTSRVNALARVYAASLFELAQADGGLPNCETTGLELTEVAQAAQQDKSFGEFLRSPVVSATEKDQSLRRIFGDGRVSDLLLRFLLVLNKKGRLDQLVGISEAYTQLLWERTGRVEVEVFSAQPLDESLAEIVRQRVGEALGKDAILRNTVDENLIGGLKLRVGDRMIDASVATRLNRIRETLNTSGAEAVRSRTAALIQD, translated from the coding sequence ATGAGCAGCACTGGAACATCACGAGTGAACGCGCTCGCCCGCGTCTATGCCGCGAGCCTGTTTGAACTGGCGCAGGCTGACGGCGGACTGCCCAACTGCGAAACCACCGGCCTCGAACTGACCGAAGTCGCACAGGCGGCCCAGCAGGACAAGAGCTTCGGCGAGTTCCTTCGCAGCCCCGTCGTCAGTGCAACCGAAAAGGACCAGTCGCTGCGGCGCATCTTCGGCGACGGACGCGTCTCCGATCTGCTGCTTCGCTTCCTGCTCGTGCTCAACAAGAAAGGCCGGCTCGATCAACTCGTCGGCATCAGCGAGGCCTACACCCAGCTCCTCTGGGAGCGCACCGGCCGCGTCGAAGTTGAAGTGTTCAGCGCCCAGCCACTCGATGAGAGCCTCGCGGAAATCGTGCGTCAGCGCGTCGGCGAGGCGCTGGGCAAGGATGCGATTCTGCGCAACACCGTCGACGAAAACCTCATCGGCGGCTTGAAACTGCGCGTGGGAGACCGCATGATCGACGCATCGGTTGCGACGAGGCTGAATCGCATCCGTGAAACGCTCAACACCAGCGGCGCTGAGGCGGTTCGCTCCCGCACGGCCGCGCTGATCCAGGACTGA
- a CDS encoding endonuclease/exonuclease/phosphatase family protein, which produces MKFALALMIALLTGCHAGGPPLRVMSFNIRYDNPGDGPNRWEERRDLVVDVIRHADPDLLGTQEVLAHQAEFLREQLPGYEYFGAGRDDGELKGEMSAIFYRADRFERLDGGHFWLSETPDVPGSKSWDAALPRMVTWLKLRDSRDGAELFFLNTHFDHRGEQARALSAMLLRRRALEQSDGAPLIITGDFNASGEGLISALLRVGETGGRPLLDTYRAQEPEREPGEGTFNGFTGDTSSARIDWIVVSEEFNVREASIIRTSRDGRWPSDHFPVTAVVRMRSPGD; this is translated from the coding sequence ACCGGCTGCCACGCCGGCGGGCCGCCGCTGCGCGTCATGTCCTTCAACATCCGCTATGACAACCCAGGTGATGGGCCCAACCGCTGGGAGGAGCGGCGCGACCTGGTCGTCGATGTCATCCGCCACGCCGATCCCGACCTGCTCGGCACGCAGGAAGTGCTCGCCCACCAGGCCGAGTTTCTGCGCGAGCAACTCCCCGGCTACGAGTACTTCGGCGCCGGGCGCGACGACGGCGAACTCAAGGGAGAAATGAGCGCCATCTTCTACCGCGCCGACCGCTTCGAGCGCCTCGACGGCGGGCACTTCTGGCTCAGCGAAACACCCGATGTCCCCGGCAGCAAGTCGTGGGACGCGGCGCTGCCGCGCATGGTCACTTGGCTCAAACTGCGCGACTCGCGCGACGGCGCCGAGCTGTTCTTTCTCAACACCCACTTCGATCATCGGGGCGAGCAAGCCCGCGCGCTCTCGGCCATGCTGCTGCGCCGTCGCGCGCTCGAGCAGAGCGACGGCGCACCGCTCATCATCACCGGCGATTTCAACGCCTCGGGCGAGGGGCTCATCTCGGCGCTGCTCCGCGTCGGCGAAACCGGCGGCCGGCCCCTGCTCGACACCTATCGCGCGCAAGAGCCCGAGCGCGAGCCCGGCGAGGGCACGTTCAATGGCTTCACCGGCGACACGTCCAGCGCCCGCATCGACTGGATCGTCGTGAGTGAAGAGTTTAATGTGCGCGAAGCGTCGATCATCCGTACCAGCCGCGATGGCCGCTGGCCGTCGGATCACTTCCCCGTTACGGCTGTCGTGCGAATGCGATCCCCGGGCGACTGA
- a CDS encoding S1 RNA-binding domain-containing protein, translating into MAERPSNMDRELQAEIEAALGDMSLEDLVNAGAPGAAPRATQTGPRPRLEPGARITGVVARVGRDDVFVELGPKMQGVCPLQQFEENPQAGASIEFIVNRVDRREGLVHLGRAGAVQKGEWDTLQKGQTIEAQCTGVNKGGLELQVGSMRAFMPAGQVDRQHIDDLSTMVGQSLVCEVMDINREKRNLVLSRKAVQEREAAALREKTLETLGLGQEIEGIVRRIMPFGAFVDFGGVDGLVHVSDLSYERVHKPEDVVHEGQTVRVKVLRIEDGGNKISLGMKQCQADPFTATGATLAPGSEVVGKVVRIADFGAFVQIAPGVDGLIHISELSHDRVNRVQQVVKMDEIVRVKVLDVDPASRRISLSLKAMRAKEEEDAGRSDDNAMAKLRAKWGSDKSLKGGL; encoded by the coding sequence ATGGCTGAACGTCCATCGAACATGGACCGCGAACTGCAGGCCGAAATCGAAGCAGCGCTGGGCGACATGAGTCTCGAAGACCTCGTGAACGCCGGCGCCCCGGGCGCGGCGCCCCGAGCCACGCAGACCGGGCCGCGCCCGCGCCTTGAGCCGGGCGCCCGCATCACGGGCGTGGTCGCGCGCGTCGGCCGCGATGATGTCTTTGTCGAACTCGGCCCCAAGATGCAGGGCGTGTGCCCGTTGCAGCAGTTCGAAGAGAATCCGCAGGCCGGCGCCTCGATCGAGTTCATCGTCAACCGCGTCGATCGGCGCGAGGGGCTCGTGCACCTCGGCCGGGCCGGCGCGGTGCAGAAGGGCGAATGGGACACGCTGCAGAAGGGCCAGACCATCGAAGCCCAGTGCACGGGCGTGAACAAGGGCGGCCTCGAACTTCAGGTCGGGTCGATGCGAGCGTTCATGCCCGCGGGCCAGGTCGATCGCCAGCACATCGACGACCTCTCGACGATGGTCGGCCAGTCGCTGGTGTGTGAAGTCATGGACATCAACCGCGAGAAGCGCAACCTCGTCCTCTCACGCAAGGCCGTGCAGGAGCGCGAGGCGGCGGCGCTGCGCGAAAAGACGCTTGAGACTCTCGGGTTGGGTCAGGAGATCGAAGGCATCGTCCGCCGCATCATGCCCTTTGGCGCCTTCGTGGACTTCGGCGGCGTGGACGGCCTCGTGCACGTCAGCGACCTCTCCTACGAACGCGTGCACAAGCCTGAAGACGTGGTCCACGAGGGCCAGACGGTGCGCGTCAAGGTGCTCCGGATCGAAGACGGCGGCAACAAGATCTCGCTGGGCATGAAGCAGTGCCAGGCCGACCCCTTCACCGCCACCGGCGCCACGCTCGCGCCCGGTTCCGAGGTCGTCGGCAAGGTCGTGCGCATCGCCGACTTCGGCGCGTTCGTGCAGATCGCGCCCGGCGTCGATGGGCTCATTCACATCTCCGAGCTTTCGCACGATCGAGTCAACCGAGTGCAGCAGGTCGTGAAGATGGATGAGATCGTGCGCGTGAAGGTGCTCGACGTCGATCCGGCGAGCCGGCGCATCAGCCTCTCGCTCAAGGCGATGCGGGCGAAGGAAGAAGAGGACGCGGGCCGCTCCGACGACAACGCCATGGCGAAACTGCGTGCCAAGTGGGGCAGCGACAAGTCCCTCAAGGGCGGCCTCTGA
- a CDS encoding F0F1 ATP synthase subunit alpha, which translates to MKRGPDVKIRTDEITSVIKQEIAQFSDRLEVSDVGQVVEVGDGIARIYGLGAAMAAELLEIETSEGPVMAQAMNLETDTVGAVIFGDYLKVREGDTVRSTGRLLEVPAGEELLGRVVNPLGQPLDGGPAINATETRKLDIVAPGIAERQPVMQPLQTGIKAIDSMIPIGRGQRELIIGDRKTGKTAVAIDTIINQKKFWGTPDAVVCIYVAVGQKESTVAGVVDTLKKHGAMDYTIVVNASASDPAPLQYIAPYAGCAMGEYFMWKGQHVLCIYDDLSKQATAYRQLSLLLRRPPGREAYPGDVFYLHSRLLERATKLSDENGGGSLTALPVIETQEGDVSAYIPTNVISITDGQIYLEPDLFFAGVRPAINVGISVSRVGGNAQIKAMKQIAGSLRLDLAAYRELEAFAQLGTELDKATQRQLDRGAAMVELLKQPQFVPMDVIDQVISIFAGTKGYLDDVDKDDVARFERDLIEYMQGPGKPVRDELAAKRAFNDELTQKLNTTIRDFKANWK; encoded by the coding sequence ATGAAACGAGGACCAGACGTGAAGATCAGAACCGACGAAATCACCAGTGTGATCAAGCAGGAGATCGCCCAGTTTTCAGATCGGCTCGAAGTGAGCGACGTGGGGCAGGTCGTCGAAGTCGGCGACGGCATCGCGCGAATCTACGGGCTCGGCGCCGCCATGGCCGCCGAACTGCTCGAGATCGAGACGAGCGAAGGCCCCGTGATGGCCCAGGCGATGAACCTCGAAACCGACACCGTCGGCGCCGTCATCTTCGGCGACTACCTCAAGGTGCGCGAGGGCGACACCGTCCGCTCCACGGGCCGCCTGCTCGAAGTGCCCGCGGGTGAAGAGCTGCTCGGCCGCGTGGTCAACCCGCTGGGCCAGCCGCTGGACGGCGGGCCGGCGATCAACGCCACGGAAACCCGCAAACTCGACATCGTCGCGCCGGGCATCGCCGAACGCCAGCCCGTCATGCAGCCGCTGCAGACCGGCATCAAGGCGATCGACTCGATGATCCCCATCGGACGCGGCCAGCGCGAACTGATCATCGGCGACCGCAAGACGGGCAAGACCGCCGTCGCCATCGACACGATCATCAATCAGAAGAAGTTCTGGGGCACGCCGGACGCCGTCGTGTGCATCTACGTCGCGGTCGGACAGAAGGAGTCGACCGTGGCGGGCGTGGTGGACACGCTCAAGAAGCACGGCGCGATGGATTACACCATCGTCGTCAACGCGTCGGCGTCGGACCCGGCGCCGCTGCAGTACATCGCCCCGTACGCGGGCTGCGCCATGGGCGAGTACTTCATGTGGAAGGGCCAGCACGTGCTGTGCATCTACGACGACCTGAGCAAGCAGGCGACGGCGTATCGCCAGTTGTCGCTGCTGCTCCGTCGCCCGCCCGGCCGCGAGGCGTATCCCGGCGACGTGTTCTACCTCCACAGCCGCCTGCTCGAGCGCGCCACCAAGCTCTCCGACGAGAACGGCGGCGGGTCGCTGACGGCGCTGCCCGTCATCGAGACGCAGGAAGGCGACGTGTCGGCTTACATCCCGACGAACGTGATCTCGATCACCGACGGCCAGATCTACCTCGAGCCCGATCTGTTCTTCGCCGGTGTGCGTCCCGCGATCAACGTGGGTATCTCGGTCAGCCGCGTGGGCGGCAACGCACAGATCAAGGCGATGAAGCAGATCGCCGGCTCGCTGCGCCTCGACCTCGCGGCGTATCGCGAACTCGAAGCGTTCGCGCAGCTTGGCACCGAACTCGACAAGGCCACGCAGCGCCAGCTCGACCGCGGGGCCGCGATGGTGGAACTGCTCAAGCAGCCGCAGTTCGTGCCGATGGATGTCATCGACCAGGTCATTTCGATCTTTGCCGGCACCAAGGGCTACCTTGACGACGTGGATAAGGACGACGTGGCCCGCTTCGAGCGCGACCTGATTGAATACATGCAGGGCCCGGGCAAGCCGGTGCGCGATGAGCTCGCCGCCAAACGGGCCTTCAACGACGAACTGACGCAGAAGCTCAACACGACGATCCGCGACTTCAAGGCGAACTGGAAGTAA
- the tilS gene encoding tRNA lysidine(34) synthetase TilS, translated as MNITEPDPARAGRRRSHAPPGLPSTRLRFVAAVATALDRRCGVRARDRLVLAVSGGADSMALLLAMAALAGRSHRRYNLAVAHVNHHLRPEADVEAQNVREASARLGLDCNLLDIHPRAAAGNLAEVCRRLRYEALAEVVRGSRAAGLITAHHGTDQLETLLMALMRGSGLDGLSALAWRAPRWGVDIIRPLLDQSHQDCIDLCRHCGWTWAEDLSNLDESKRRNAVRARLLPTVLELAPDLDRRIHRTADLMRQAAALVQREAVSAFTADEAGAFDRARLATSGELIIGAGLRDAAAALGARRDDLTLEVVRPAVDAIMQTQVRRPRRFDWPGGVVVEVRSRKVLLHIAAENR; from the coding sequence GTGAACATCACTGAACCTGATCCAGCCCGCGCCGGCCGGCGCCGCTCGCACGCCCCGCCGGGCCTGCCCTCCACGCGCCTGCGCTTTGTCGCGGCGGTCGCCACCGCACTCGATCGGCGCTGCGGCGTGCGGGCGCGCGACCGGCTCGTGCTGGCGGTGAGCGGCGGCGCCGACTCTATGGCGCTGCTGCTGGCGATGGCGGCGCTGGCGGGTCGATCGCATCGCCGCTACAACCTCGCCGTCGCCCACGTGAACCACCACCTCCGCCCGGAAGCGGACGTCGAAGCGCAAAATGTGCGCGAAGCGTCCGCGCGGCTCGGCCTCGATTGCAATCTGCTCGACATTCACCCGCGGGCAGCAGCGGGCAACCTCGCAGAGGTCTGCCGCCGCCTGCGCTACGAGGCGCTGGCCGAGGTCGTGCGGGGGAGCCGCGCCGCCGGGCTGATCACCGCCCACCACGGCACGGACCAGTTGGAAACCCTACTGATGGCCCTGATGCGCGGCTCGGGGCTCGATGGCCTTTCCGCCCTCGCCTGGCGGGCCCCGCGCTGGGGCGTGGACATCATCCGCCCCCTTCTCGACCAGAGCCATCAGGACTGCATCGACCTCTGCCGCCACTGCGGCTGGACTTGGGCCGAAGACCTCTCCAACCTCGACGAGAGCAAGCGGCGCAATGCCGTCCGCGCCCGCCTGCTGCCGACCGTGCTTGAACTGGCCCCGGACCTTGATCGCCGCATCCACCGCACGGCCGACCTCATGCGCCAGGCGGCCGCGCTCGTGCAGCGCGAGGCCGTGTCAGCCTTCACCGCTGACGAGGCCGGCGCCTTTGATCGAGCGAGACTGGCCACCTCCGGTGAACTTATCATCGGCGCCGGCTTGCGCGACGCCGCCGCGGCACTCGGCGCCCGACGCGATGATCTCACCCTTGAGGTGGTCCGGCCCGCAGTCGATGCGATCATGCAGACGCAGGTGCGGCGGCCGCGCCGCTTCGACTGGCCCGGCGGTGTGGTCGTCGAGGTCCGTTCCAGGAAGGTGCTCCTTCACATCGCCGCGGAGAACCGCTGA
- a CDS encoding TIGR01777 family oxidoreductase: MNWPTPSGRIVIAGGSGFLGTHLASHLAGLGCEVIILARSARPTSGNWRTVNWDARRMGEWTSQLDGAAALVNLVGRSVDCIKTPDHYDEILRSRVEATRVLGQACRAVDRPPPVWVQMSTAHIYGDPPEVICDESAAFGYGMAPIVGQAWEAEYEKGKLESQRGVVLRTSFVIGRGGGAMARLAMLTRLGLGGTVASGTQGMSWLHIEDMSRLFERAIADESMSGVYIASAPNPVSNREFMKALRRAMRVPIGLPAFEWMVRLGAPLLLRTDPELAIYGRYVVPRRLLDEGFEFRFADLDAALADLST, translated from the coding sequence ATGAACTGGCCGACTCCTTCGGGGCGGATCGTCATTGCCGGCGGCAGCGGATTTCTCGGCACCCACCTGGCCAGCCATCTCGCCGGACTGGGCTGCGAAGTCATCATCCTCGCTCGCAGCGCCCGGCCGACCTCGGGCAACTGGCGCACGGTCAACTGGGATGCGCGCCGCATGGGCGAGTGGACCTCGCAACTCGACGGCGCCGCGGCACTGGTCAACCTCGTCGGCCGCAGCGTGGACTGCATCAAGACGCCCGATCATTACGATGAGATCCTCCGCAGCCGCGTCGAGGCGACGCGCGTGCTCGGCCAAGCCTGCCGCGCGGTCGATCGGCCGCCGCCGGTGTGGGTGCAGATGAGCACAGCGCACATCTACGGCGATCCGCCCGAAGTCATCTGCGATGAGTCGGCGGCTTTCGGCTATGGCATGGCGCCAATCGTCGGCCAGGCGTGGGAGGCCGAGTATGAGAAGGGCAAACTCGAATCGCAGCGCGGCGTCGTGCTGCGCACCAGCTTTGTCATCGGGCGCGGCGGCGGGGCGATGGCCCGCCTCGCGATGCTGACCCGCCTGGGCCTGGGCGGCACGGTGGCTTCGGGCACGCAGGGCATGAGTTGGCTGCACATCGAAGACATGTCGCGCCTGTTCGAACGCGCCATCGCCGACGAAAGCATGAGCGGCGTCTACATTGCCAGCGCGCCCAATCCCGTTTCCAATCGGGAGTTTATGAAGGCGCTCCGCCGCGCCATGCGCGTGCCCATCGGCCTGCCGGCGTTTGAGTGGATGGTGCGGCTCGGGGCGCCGCTGCTGCTGCGGACGGATCCCGAACTGGCGATCTACGGCCGCTACGTCGTGCCGCGCCGGCTGCTTGATGAAGGGTTCGAGTTCAGGTTTGCCGATCTCGACGCCGCGCTGGCGGATCTGTCCACATAG